CTTTTCTCATTGCAATTGTATAGTGGATAACAAGACCAAGCTATTATTTGTCTTCCAAGGTGAGCTTTCATCATGGTGATGTCTGAATGGAGAAGCTCTGTCATCAGACTTTACAGCATACCAATGCATCAACAGGAAGAGTTAAATAAATCTCATACATTAACTGGTACAAATGTGTACATGAACTAAAAAAAATGAGAAGGAAAAACCCAGTATTTACTGTGAAACACAATAAAACGGTCTGTGATGCTGATCAGAGGgaccagagacagagagttaTGAAGAGTCTGAATCTTTTAATTTTTGTCTGTATTAATAAGACAGTGTAAGCATGAAGTGGGCAAGACATGCAGAAAAGGGCCCGGTTGGACCCAAACCTGCGCCGTGTGCAGGAGGGCTCAAGCCTCTTCCTTCTGTATGGCACCCTTGTAAAGTGGCTGCGAAATATTTGATATCAGTCTGTCATATTGACCCAGTTTATGATGCTCTGTGCTTTCAGTATATGGCATCCAGCAACCGTGAATATGTGGACCTTTCAGCCATGGCCCTCGACCTTCAGAAGTTACACAGGCAAGTTCTGCAGAACACTTACCAAAACTAACCTTTATCTGTTTGACACTAACCATTTTTCTAGTCAGGAAAAGATCCATTTAATCATCACCAACACTTCTACCTCCATTGACATGCATCTGGCGAAATTTATGCCTACCAAACTATACAGCCcaaaagaagaataaagtcaCCACTGTACACCTCTTGTGAATTCAGTTAGTTTCTAATGATGTGAATGTAATTTTGGTGCTAACGATACTATGATGTCTTTATTGCAGAATGGAGTATGGCAGAAGAAACAAGACAGCTTTCAGGATTCAAGTAGAGAAAGGTAAGAGGCTCCTTATAAACTGTAAGTTCACAGTGGAAAGAATAGTAAGGCAGGTCTTAGTTTTTtaatcataataaaatattCATCATGTGATTACAAGAGATAATACCTTATGTCAACATTGAAGAAATATTCTgttacacaaagaaaacaaataatgagACACAtggtctctgctgctctctgtatAGACCAGTCCCTTGCTGTTTTATGATCAATCTCTTCTTTTGCATAATGTGTAGTGATCCGATCTGTCTTTTCCATCTATCTCTCCTAGTTTATGAAGCTATCATGAAGGAATCTGGGCTGAATTATCTGGAGAGCAAGCACTTGGCTAAGAGAGCCAAGCACAGCCACAAAGACAATGGGTAAAGCAAAAGTCAAAACTGTAGCTGTTTTCAGGCATttactccagagaatgtccacaCACTTGGGGTGGtattttctctggagtttgcctttcacacatgaacaacaaagGAAGAGAtctttaggttactttcgtaaccccggttctctgagtagcatgagtgagatgtcacactatgggatacgcccctcgcgcgtattcacagaagcacttattccaattcgccagccctgataggctggcagtcgtgacgtccgcgtcaaggtgccgcaccttaaataaggtggacgcggcgtcacacgtcattcaaaacaagcacacctcttctcgcttcaccccagtagcaagaagggcggtctggtgagacatctcactcatgctactcagagaaccggggttacgaaagtaacctaaagttctctttcttagcattcgtttcgatgtctcattatgggatatggagactcccgtattgccagacaagcttatctcggtgactgaccaccagccccccccctcacttaaaagtgagatccacattggagcccacggaacctgaaggcctgagctggagtaggccaatgcaatggcatccactatccagtgagaaagtctttgtttggtgacaggtttgccccagtggggcttagcccaggacacaaacaactgatccccttttctaaagctcctcgtcctttccacatatgtgtgtaaggcacggacagggcacagcatgtgtaaccgctgctgttctgcagaaccatAGGGAGGTGGCACAAAAGCTGACAGTTCCACTGGGGAGCATGGTTTAACAacctttggaacaaatgcaggattCGGTCTCAGCGTCACCCCAAGGTTCCCTGGGGTGAACCGCATACATGCTGGATTTACAGACAAAGCGTGAATATCACTTACACGTTTAGCTGTAGCCAAAGCCAATAACAGAGCCACCTTCAAGGATAACGTTTTCATGTCCACGTTAtccaatggttcaaaaggatgaCTAGAGAGGGCTCCAAGCACCACACTGCTAGATCCCATGATGGTGACATAGTCTTAGAGATGGGCAGCAACCTCCGTGCACCCTTCATAAAACGACAAACCAGAGGATGTTGAcccactggttttccatcaaatccaacatggcaagcagaaatagctgccaagtaaactttgacagtagaaaatgccctcttttgatcaatcaagtcctgcaggaaggacaggactgtaccaactggacattgaaaagggattccctgtgccttagcacaccaatcctcaaacaacctccacttacagtcataaagagacctagtggatgatgctctggcattctgaattacaacattatttgataatccagtcaggctcagattaaaccactcacgggccaagcccacagggcgaggcgctccgggtgagggtgaaatatctgtccGCGCGCCTGGGAGAGCAGGTCCCTGCGCAGCGGGAGAGGCCATGGGTGACCGTGGAGGAGCTGTCTCACTTCCGCCAGCCAGTGCATGGACGGCCAGTGAGGAGCGATCAAAATTACTGACAGACGATTCTCCCGCACCGTGAGCAGTGTCGGGGgaatcagagccagaggtgGAAAAGCGTAAAGCGGGACGCGCGGCCACTCGTGAGCGAACGCATCCAGCCCCAGCGGTGCGCTCTGGTcgtgcagggagaagaacagtgggcactgtgtgtttcccctcgacgcaaacagatccactgttgcgcggccgaaatgtgaccaaatctgAGCTACTACAGCCGGGTGAAGTTTCCACTCCGCGTAGAGAGGATTTCCCCTGGACAAAAGGTCCGCACCCACATTCTGAATTCCGGGAACGTGAGTCGCTCTCACTGAGAGGAGATGCTCCTCGCTCCACAATATCAGTCTGCGTGCAagagtgtgtaactgtagagAACGTAGACCCCCCTGACGATTGATATACGCCACCGTGGTCGTATTGTCCGTCCTCACTAACACATGATGTCCCTGGAGGAacggcagaaaatgtttcagcgtcagaaacactgccatcaacTCCAGATAATTTATATGGGCATGTTTGAGATCTGTGCTCCACATCCCATTCGCGGATCTGCCCTCGAACACACCGCCCCAGCCTGACAGACTGGCGTCCGTTGCGATCACTTTTCTGGCAGATATTGCGCCCATGCTCACCCCCGCTGTCAACATAGACGGGCGTTGCCATGGTAGCAGCGCGAGGACGCACGACGCGCAAGCCGTTACACTGCGGCGTCTGTGGCGCACAGGATCCAGTCTGAGAGAAGCCACCCAGCGCTGAAAATCTCATGTACAGCCTGCCCAGCCTCACCACCAATATTGTTGAGGCCATCAGTCCCAATAACTTGAGGCACAGTCCGTATGTGACCCGACGTGTTAtggcaaaatgagagagagtggacctgaaagtgcgcactctctcggctgacaggcgagccgtgtaggtcagtgaatttaacgtgagacccagaaaggcaatttcctgtctcgGCGTTAACACATTCTTTTCCCTGTTCACCACAAAACCGAGATCGGCCAGGTGAGTCAGTACAATGCTCGTGTGCGCCGCAGCCTCTTGCTCTGAGcgcgccagcagcagccagtcgtccagataagtggccacgcgtataccccgctccctgaggggagctatagcggcgtcgacacatttcacaaacaccctcGGGCTCAGTGACAGGCCAAATGGGAGTACCAGATACTCGTACACTGTGCCCTGAAAAGCGAAcctcagatatttcctgtgcggaggataaatgggaatgtgaaaataCGCGTCTTTCAGATCGATTGATGTGAACCAGTCCCCCGGTCGGATCAAACGTATCAGCGTTGAGTGTGTCAGCATGCGAAACTTGTATCTCCTGAGATACGAGTTCAAAATGCGAAGGTCCAGGATGGGACGTAATGAGGTTCCCCCTTTCTTTGGGACCAGGAAATACCTCGAATAGAAACCCTCCagtccctgcctgtgtggcactattcgtatggctcttttgtttaatagagctgatatttcttccCGTAACACCCGGGCCGACTCTCCCTGCGCACGGGAAGCGATGAGGCCGGGAAAACGGGGGGGCATTGTGGCGAATTGAAGCCTGTAGCCTTTGGCCAGTGTTCTCAATACCCATTCTGACGCTGTGCATGCTTTCCAACTCTCTAGCCTCAAAGTTAGGGGggagtgaagctctgtctgacacagacgaTCTTTGGGGGCCCGTACCAGCTGCGCACTTCCGAAGATCACTGCGCATGCGCTGTCTGATAGGCTCGGAGCGAGCGGAACGGGATGTTTCACCACAGGTGGGACGCTGCTTCCCCCTTGTGGTGTTATGGGGAACAACAGTGtgctctgcacctctgtgtttcgttggttttgtttttgtgtttttatgattctGCAACCCTGCGCCCTTGGCTGTGAGCCTGGATACGTCAGTGGAAAAccttttattaacacaaaccctgtgtgcgtgcttgtgagaCATTGATGTGGCGTTGAACAATCCCGCATCTGAAACATGTCTTTTCGCCTCTTTACTGGGACGCACAAACTGAGCTCTGGGCCCACGCGTCGCCGAGAGGGATGGGTGGCACTGGGTAATTTCTTCCCTAACACACGTGATAGCTGGGCTGCCAGTGAACAGGGAACGGGTGGCAGCTCCGCTCGCGGTGGGGTTGACCGCTAAGTCGCCTTCTTCTTCCGCCTGGCCTGCTGACTGGTCGACGGACCCGGTTGAGCAGCCTGGGTTGACGGGGAATAGAAGGGCTTTCTCGGCCAAGCGGGCTTCGTTTCCGGGGGGCCGTTGGTGTTCGCACCCGGTTGAGCCCTGGGGCGCTTCGAGATGCGGAAAGCAGGAGCGGCGCTCCTAGAGGCAACCTGAGCGAAAGTCTGCCGGGGGGGCGGAGGCGCCGCGGCAGGTGCTTTCCTCGGAAGGCAGAGCTGTagcgcctcatcctcctttttcttcgccTCACAGCGCTTTTGCATTGAGGCGAGGGCGGAGCCGAAGACACCCTCGGGGACAACAGGCATTAGGCCTGCACGATATGAGGAAAATCTGCGATGTGCGATACCATTGTTCAATATTGCGATGAGATATGACTtgcgataaataaacaaatattgaagTGTGCATATTAGCTATACAGTTCCTGTCTTTCTGCTATAATAGGTACACTGCTAACATAGACCCCAAACATTGAATAGCCTATGCCcactgaataaagaaatgaaataaattattttatttaacttttattgaACAAAGTGCACAACATGAACACCCAACGAAGTTTAATTTCCCCTGctctatttaaaatattttcttctaaACTGAACAAAACCATTGAactcttgaaataaaaaaatatctgggggaaaacaacttaaataattaaataaatataaattaaacatgGGCATGGCAATTTAAAATAACTAATGTCTCCCATTACAATCATCAAGGCCCTCGACTCCGCCCAACAAGGTGCAGAGATCTATAGTATGCGGGGGAAAATTGAAATAACTAAATCAAGATacaatcaggaaaaaaaaaatctacccTTATGGCAAGTTATTCTTTAGGGCAAGTTCTTGGCCAAGAAAACCAGCATGTTGACTTTGCTGGGTTTCAAACATGCACGTTGACATGTTACCACATTCCCTGATGTGCTGAATAGCCTCTCAGAGGGTGAACTAGTGGCAGCTATACAAAGATACCTCCGAGCTAGTTTGCTTAGCTTTGAGTAGGTGACCTGGTGGAGTTTCCACCAAGCCAAAGGGTCTGCCTCACTGTCAATGGTGGGGGACAGCAAGTAGCTGTTAAGTTCAGCTTCAAGAGCTTGCTCCAGCTGCATGGAAGATGCGGTGGAAGTGGTGGGGCCTGGACTTGTTTTGAGCAAACTGCCCAATGATCGCTTTGCCTTCTTGTTGCTGGGTGGATCCATGCTTTGGGCCTCAGTGTTGTCAGAAGGTGTTCCCTCCTAAAACAGAGAGACAATTAAGAATACATAGAAAAATACACATGTTCCATTCACATTCAGATAATGCACCATCTGATTACAGTATGTGACATCTTGTATCCCACCAGTGCTCATGTCAAATGTATAACCCAATTACCTTCCGTgctgtttctttcatttctgaCATCACCCTGGTCTTGATGTCTTGGACTCTTTCGCTGCTGATGTAGCTGACCTTGAACCTGGGGTCCATGAAGGATGCAGTGTCCAGAAGTTCTTGTGTTGCTGGGTCATCATACTTTGTATTCATGTAATCCAGGATTTTCACTTTAATGGTCTTGGTTAAATTGGTGTCATCTTCCTTTTCTGCAAGAACTGATGTATTCAAGAGATGAAGGACTGGTTTCACATATGAAACACTCACATAGCTTTCCCCGGAAAGAGCATCAGTAAATACTTGCAAAGGGTGTAATGCCAGGTTTACAGACTCCAGTACATCCAGGTCCTGCCAGGAGGGAACCAGATGCCGTGTTTTTCGGTCTGCCGAGAGGACATTAGATATGGCTTGCCGCTGCTCCAAGATCCTCTCCATCATCTTTTGCCTCGAGCCCCACCTAGTTGGGCATTCTGTGATGAGTGAGTGCTCTGGGAGGTTGTGCTCCTGTTGTGCTTCTTTCAGTGCCATCTTCTGCTTCCAGCTGTGGGAGAAATGTCCCACCAATTTTTTACAAAGCCCAGCAGCACGGGCAATGCGGCTGTCATCTTTAACAGCATTTTCTGGAAAGAcaggaaaacacatgaaaaaaatattaaaacctaCCAGTAATCATTGTAGCCTAACTGCAAATCTAACAATTTTCTAATAATTACAAAGAAATAATTCAGAGACTGCATAATTAACTACAATTATTACAAAGTAATAATTCAGGGACTACATACTAGTTAACTACAGTAATTACAAAGTAATGATTCAGGGACTAGACAGACTACCATTATGTGGCATGTAGTAGTAGTTTAACTTGTAGGCATGAGCTCAAAATCAATAGGTTACAAAACAATAGA
The Platichthys flesus chromosome 12, fPlaFle2.1, whole genome shotgun sequence DNA segment above includes these coding regions:
- the LOC133966156 gene encoding E3 SUMO-protein ligase ZBED1-like, whose translation is MCFPVFPENAVKDDSRIARAAGLCKKLVGHFSHSWKQKMALKEAQQEHNLPEHSLITECPTRWGSRQKMMERILEQRQAISNVLSADRKTRHLVPSWQDLDVLESVNLALHPLQVFTDALSGESYVSVSYVKPVLHLLNTSVLAEKEDDTNLTKTIKVKILDYMNTKYDDPATQELLDTASFMDPRFKVSYISSERVQDIKTRVMSEMKETARKEGTPSDNTEAQSMDPPSNKKAKRSLGSLLKTSPGPTTSTASSMQLEQALEAELNSYLLSPTIDSEADPLAWWKLHQVTYSKLSKLARRYLCIAATSSPSERLFSTSGNVVTCQRACLKPSKVNMLVFLAKNLP